GGAgcaggagaagaagagagagagaggagagaggagagagggagagaggagagaaagggaaagagagagagagtggagGAATGTAAGCAAAGGGAAAGGAGATGTATGAGACGAAAGGTTAGAATAGACAAGGGATGCATGAGGGGCAGTGGGTTAgtgacagaaataattttagactGTAAGGGGTGGGGCGTCCCTAAAAACATTGGGCAATTTGTAAGGGAGTTTCGGGTTAAGGaatggaagagagagagagaaagagagagggggggggagaacGGGATATGAGAGACTTTCCTTTTTAGATGTGGGAAatgaagggagagagagaggagaagacaacatacatttattattttctttttttttttttaatatctatgtaACGTCgccttattttattttacaccgCCGTGTTATACCCGCTCGACCAACTTCGCGCGCTACATGTATATGGTTACATCTCACGATGcgtttacattatatagaCGAATGTTGAATCATCTAacataaaatcttaataaatttgtaatacataAGTAATTAGTAAGGTCTATATGCAATGTAGAGAATAtacttagaaaaatattaattcatgtACACAAATAATCGACGTTGATTTACTGGTGGTTTACATGCGTAAATACTTAACGtatcatatatatcaaaattgacattttttgcTACCATACGATACATTTGTTCAAACTTTTTctccattttattaaattcatttgtGAGCTCATCTTTGACATCTTCTTGTTGTTGAGGTGACAGCTTGTTTATAAATGACAGGCcagataaaatataagctgttggaataaaaaataacttttacataaaaattatatttatatgaaaatttctaaataaataacaaattaggtaagtttttgatataatttatgcgaGGGCGGACTTCTCGATAAGAAAGACAAAAGATCGTTATATGTGATTTATATCATAAGAATGTATAAGCATGTTTTATGCGAGAAAGGGATAGTTGCTGTGCAACTATTGTCTCCTATCTATTGTAATTGATTGGAGTTTGACAAGCGAACAATATGTgtgattaatgtaatttataattatttcaagtttGAGATGCGCACagtaatcaaatttttgaGGAGTCGTAAATTAGAGTAAGTTACTACAAGTGAAAGTTTATAGTCAGTTTTAAGTTGAAAAAATGGCCGAACACCATGACCGGCacatcttttaaattacaaaaatgagTCGGTgagatatctttaataatgttacaggatataatattttttttaaacttaaaacaTTCTAGccataaaaaacaaaatattttgcacttttatTGTCGGATCGTTTacgtattacaattaaatcgCTGTATAAggcaaaatttgattttgatctgcatcattttcataattatacatatgttttaaaaaaagaatacttacGTAAAAGATTTTCTGTCCTATATCTTCTTAACGGCATAAAATTAGAGCGCTGAACTATAAATCCGATTTGTTTAAGTAAATGATTTACTTCTCTCGCAGGATTGGTCCAATTATGAAACGGTGTAATGTAGTCCTTTATAAACCatgtaaatataagaatagtaattaaaaatcgtagtaaaaataaacaaaataatatttaaagtaataatacatACCTTGAAGAATAATCCATAAGTTGGATGATTCAACATTCGtctatataatgtaaacgCATCGTGAGATgtaaccatatatatataaaggcaTCCACCaggttttaacattttataaatattttgaaatttttgactgtcaaacaaaataaataaaaattattaaggtctatatatgtgcattcagtaatattattgaagataaaattttaatctaatcttaatttaatgaaatattaaaatattaatatttaacataatattataaaatcaattgatataaagcattttgttgctcaaaatattaatattatatcaaattgtttacataaatgtcggcaaaaattttttttaaaaatagttacgccaaaaaaattttttaaaaatgtataaaaatattatttattgaaagttACTTTTACCAAGCacgtattttataagattgattctctgtctctctctctctctctctctctctcttttattctttttacaacatatattttatatttaccaaATATCAGTACGAGCATGTACAGTGggaaacgaaaatatattatcaaattctgCGATATATCTTTCAGATAAATTTTTGGTTTGGATATCAAAAACTTCAAAATCGATTCGTTCGTcggttttatatttactttctgcatattttatcatactttCCGAATTATCGGTACCTGTAAGCCATAATTGaattaagaaacaaatttatgtcaataaattgttacatattctttacAACATTACATACCTATTATTGTCGACTTTACATCAAGTTCTGgcaagataaaatatcttgttgaGTATCCAAACCCACAATTAACTTCCATGGACTTTCCAGatgatacaaaatattctttcgtATACCAAGGCTGAGTATAACACATAATGTTTTCCTCTTTTAATGTCAGTTCTGGATtgaatttcattcttttcaaatattaaaattaatacaattaaaatattattattattctctttttgaattttgtcGGAAGAAACTAttacaatgtaataatttaaatataatattattttaatatatatgttattaaaaaatgtatattgtaattttctaaCAATGTTTGTTagaaacacacatatatatatatatatatagaaaaaagtgTTCTTCCGAAAACTGCCTATAACAGACTGATCTTAAAGTGCCTTTTCACAGTTTTATGCCAGTAAGCATTCCCACTTAAACCTATAGAATACATGACAAAACCCTGTGTATGCTCAATGGAACTgaaaaaaatcggtttttatatttctagcgAATACCGTCAAAacaataagagatataaaaaaaagttttatggtttttaatgtactttaaaattgtgcaatcagacttttcaaaaatgtcatatttttcgaaatccctcccctccctttcaatttttgcaaatgttaaaatttgtcTAATAGCAAAACTTATAGCTCATTTAACGACAAATTCAaccatatatgataaaattgtattccAAAGTcgcattttttagaaataagcttaaaatatctatatatatcacTATACGCGCGCTTTATTTCGTAAACTTACAAAGGCAACCATAaagtatcaataaataatgagaatatatatttatgaattatagcaaaattatatttatataatttataattatataatatatatactgagcAACAAAATTAacgcaacaaaaatttttatcgaaatttcaCTCAACTTCAAATAATCATAACTCCGCGGAAAATGGTCTTatctaaaagatttttttttattttgaagctTGAAGTCTCTTAGAAGCATTTGTCagatttcgaattttttttttcccccctcCCGCCTTCTTTTCAAAAGTAAGGACGTGTTTTGTCTCGGAAAATTGGCACAGTTTGACGCACTCCACGGAGtggaatgaatttttttcacaagtatCATGATAATCATTGTATAATTTGGACTGTtccttgcaaattaaaaaaaaattgagatcgatatgattttatttcctaGACTTATAACGTATCAAAGTGAcctatacatttttgctcgaAAGAATGTAATGGCTAACATTCAAACTGCTGAAAGACGAGcacaaagaaaacaaattctcAGGTAGTATAACAGAACATATTCCTCTtaaccttaaaaaaaaaacattagaatcTTCTAATTCCGAGAGCGAATATagcaaaagtaaaataaaatgaaattatgtcTAATAtaccaaattatttttattaattcttctctttcctttccatttatataatgtgttaAATACATCTATGTTAAACAAATctattggaaaataatttatatattaaaaatataatacattgcactaactataacaatattaattaaaaaaaaaacccctAGACTTCGAACTTGCAACGTACGGTGCAATAATCAGTAATTAATCGCCTTACGCTCTTATCTACGATTGATCACTGAAATCTTTCTTTACAAATAGGTATATAACGAGCACGGGAAACTTTAAACTCATTTTTCTCGCGAATGCTTGAGCGTTATCAAAAAGTGTTTTACCGTAATTAGTGGGAGGGTAGGACAACAACATACCACAAGCTTATTCAAAGAGGGGGCTAATCCTGATCATCCCCTTGtcagtgtatatgtatatacaatatatatatatatatatattttatatattacgatcatcaattttcatatgactttgatattaataaattatttattaactgatattaaaaaaagttaataagttaagttaaaattaactagtgtaaagtttaaattttatggcatttaaaattaactaagttaagttaaaagttattaactttttaactttttaacttaacttttaACTATTTAACTAGTTACTACCCAACCCtgttcatttttctttctttatcacCATTAATcattcagaaaaaattttcttttaaaaattctttgcattttttccactttttttatgattcaatttatgtatataacgaGTATACAACcgtacaaaataaaagaaggatTTCGTTTTGTCGATGTCTCAACTTTCAGAACAAAAATATGCCGttgttaggttaggttaggttattaattatataatttttataaaacaacgtagtataagaagaaaagaaaatttatagatttccattttttctcaatGTCAGAGACATGTGTGAAGAACAAAAGGCATATAAGTATACATCTGCTGTAACTCTCTTGGCCCGATTAtgaatttcaaagaaattttattgtttccgaaagataaaaaatttttttaaaagaaaattactttaaaaatatttatgttacatgTGTGTacattttctaaagaaatattaacttCTTAGAACTTATATgatttttgtataaacttTAGAGATGggcgatattaaaaaaaagaatcaatggtcaaatattttattacgaagaAATAACGATTTCTtactttatacaattataatatctaccaatatattttatatttttacctgCATACTCTCTAATTTTACGTCTTTGTATTACAATCAATCCTTGTAGAATTTTTCGAAACTCTtccaaaactttttttatttcttttcgtaacatttaaagaatatttaaaactcgttgttgaaaaaaatctgtgtaaaatgaaagtaaaaaatatgtcagacacttgttgtaagaaaaataagattatataatatatacataagagaatattttctgtaCCTTGTACGTGATAAGAAGCAAGCGATTTATTTTAGCCAACTATATAATTAGGGAAAATAGTTTCAAACTATGACAGAGTTTCACGATttgttaagtattttttattcgttttgtaaatagtatttattaaataattttaaaatctcttttatcgttgctttgtatataaatagtttataaactttttagaaaactaaaataaattagtttattaaagcaaatattgatataatgtttGATAAAACGTTTGATTGTAAGCACActacgtttaaaaaattagaccaTTTTCAAATCGTTGCATTTGggcaaaaattattgtaggcaagaaattaaaaaagcattttaaagtttagggtttttaactttaaagttTTCAGGAGCcttaaagtttaaagttttCAACTTTAAGATTCCTGGGTACTGACCGCGGCTATATTGGAATCGTGACGTCATAAGCGAAAAATAACAGCCGAATAATTCTTGCgtgccatttttaaataaaagatattttgatgAAACAAGATTACAGATCAGTTTAGCACACTTGTAACATTGTTCGAAAACTAAGCTTTTCCCTTGGTAGTTAAGAGATATCCGTAAAATGAGTGTCAAAGTAAGCCTACTTTTGCGGAGAAACAGGCAGTTTGGCAGCTGTCTAAAGAAGTGGAAAATATTCCTTCCACATAGTATATTCCTCGCTAAGCTGAGTTTTCGGAGTATTTTACAAGTATGTTGAAACATCCTGAGGgtctattatgtattttagataaattttctcacgtttcgcatttttatttcacgggAATGTTCTCCCGCTATTATGGAATTAGTAAGTGAAAATGTGAGATCACTAGATTTCTGTTAGAGCCAATTGACATATTACTAGCATTGTTATGTGTCTGACACTTTAGGTTTGACGACTGAATACTAGCAAACCTAACCAAAAGAAACACCAAAgacgtataattaattattaattattaaagtgcaataaataaaataaatttctctgaagagtaaaaaaagctattattaaaatacatgagaGAACATGCCGATTTCGGTAGGGGACGTATATTCGGGTTGTTCGGGTGAAAATAAAAGGATAATAGTaaaggaaattttaaaaagggCCACCACAACATAatccatattattattatttatcgcgaTCTTTTGTCAATGTAACTACAAATTTTAGGTTATAATtggtgaaaattatatatttgtgcatgtaatttatttgctaTCTTTCTCTTACTAATGTAAAATTCATGACGAGCAAATTCCCGGGAATATCTTTGTATTTTCACAAGGtgaatacatacaaaatagaGGGGATTGCTCACTTTCACATTTCCATTTCTTTAGAGATAGATACATAATAGGTCCCCTGTAGTgttatttcattgaaatacttttttatttaagaatagcACGCAAGAATAATTTGGCTGTCCAAACATTTGTCATTTTTCACGCCTAATAATTCACCGATTTatactttaagaaaaaatctgaatttgcaactagcagtt
This portion of the Anoplolepis gracilipes unplaced genomic scaffold, ASM4749672v1 Contig33, whole genome shotgun sequence genome encodes:
- the LOC140676003 gene encoding juvenile hormone acid O-methyltransferase-like; this translates as MKFNPELTLKEENIMCYTQPWYTKEYFVSSGKSMEVNCGFGYSTRYFILPELDVKSTIIGTDNSESMIKYAESKYKTDERIDFEVFDIQTKNLSERYIAEFDNIFSFPTVHARTDICQKFQNIYKMLKPGGCLYIYMVTSHDAFTLYRRMLNHPTYGLFFKDYITPFHNWTNPAREVNHLLKQIGFIVQRSNFMPLRRYRTENLLPYILSGLSFINKLSPQQQEDVKDELTNEFNKMEKKFEQMYRMVAKNVNFDIYDTLSIYACKPPVNQRRLFVYMN